Proteins encoded in a region of the Suricata suricatta isolate VVHF042 chromosome 10, meerkat_22Aug2017_6uvM2_HiC, whole genome shotgun sequence genome:
- the DNAJC22 gene encoding dnaJ homolog subfamily C member 22 isoform X2, giving the protein MGGRQTTLLLRLHSRSAFQRTTLGGFAPAAGQESVFLLPYRIWRLLVGHHGFSNDSFHEWEKLYEFVSSFQDEKRQLAYQVLSLSEGATNEEIHRRYRELVKIWHPDHNRHQTEEAQRHFLEIQAAYEALSQLRKPKRSWR; this is encoded by the exons ATGGGAGGAAGGCAGACTACCCTGCTGCTACGGCTTCACTCTCGCTCTGCTTTCCAG CGAACCACTCTGGGCGGCTTTGCCCCGGCAGCTGGACAAG agtctgtcttccttctgccTTACCGGATCTGGAGGCTGCTGGTGGGACATCATGGTTTCAGCAATGACTCCTTCCACGAGTGGGAGAAGCTCTATGAGTTTGTTAGCAGTTTTCAGGATGAGAAGCGTCAGCTGGCTTACCAG GTTTTGAGTCTCTCAGAGGGGgcaacaaatgaagaaatacatcGAAGATACCGGGAGTTAGTGAAGATCTGGCACCCTGACCACAACCGACACCAGACAGAGGAAGCTCAGAGGCACTTCCTGGAGATCCAGGCTGCATATGAAGCCCTGAGTCAGCTCAGAAAGCCCAAGAGATCCTGGAGGTGA
- the DNAJC22 gene encoding dnaJ homolog subfamily C member 22 isoform X1 yields MAKGLLVTYALWAVGGPAGLHHLYLGRDSHALLWMLTLGGGGLGWLWEFWKLPSFVAQANRLQGQRQSSVARTPPLSFIRFVAQVIVGIYFGLVALISLSFMANFYIVGLPLAVGLGVLLVAAVGNQTSDFKNTLGAAFLTSPIFYGRPIAILPISLAASITAQKHRRYKTSVGSETLSIRLYRLGLAYLAFTGPLVYSTFCNTVATLSYVAETLGSFLSWFSFFPLLGRVIESVFLLPYRIWRLLVGHHGFSNDSFHEWEKLYEFVSSFQDEKRQLAYQVLSLSEGATNEEIHRRYRELVKIWHPDHNRHQTEEAQRHFLEIQAAYEALSQLRKPKRSWR; encoded by the exons ATGGCCAAAGGGCTCCTGGTGACCTATGCCCTTTGGGCTGTAGGAGGCCCTGCTGGGCTCCACCACCTGTACCTGGGGAGAGACAGTCATGCACTGCTCTGGATGCTTACCTTGGGGGGTGGTGGGCTGGGCTGGCTCTGGGAATTCTGGAAGCTCCCAAGCTTTGTAGCTCAGGCCAACAGActccaggggcagaggcagagctcAGTAGCGAGGACGCCTCCTTTAAGTTTCATTCGATTTGTCGCCCAGGTGATAGTGGGCATCTATTTTGGCCTGGTGGCTCTCATTAGCCTTTCTTTCATGGCCAACTTCTATATTGTGGGCCTCCCACTAGCAGTTGGCTTAGGGGTCTTGCTGGTGGCTGCTGTTGGCAACCAGACTTCAGATTTTAAGAATACTCTAGGGGCAGCATTTCTTACTTCCCCTATCTTCTACGGCCGCCCCATAGCCATCCTGCCCATTAGCTTGGCTGCCAGCATCACAGCTCAGAAGCATCGCCGCTATAAAACTTCAGTTGGGTCAGAGACACTCAGTATTCGGCTCTACCGTCTGGGCTTGGCTTACCTGGCTTTCACAGGCCCACTAGTCTATAGCACCTTCTGTAATACAGTGGCCACACTCAGCTATGTGGCAGAGACCCTGGGCTCCTTTTTGAGTTGGTTCAGCTTCTTCCCCCTCCTTGGCCGCGTCATagagtctgtcttccttctgccTTACCGGATCTGGAGGCTGCTGGTGGGACATCATGGTTTCAGCAATGACTCCTTCCACGAGTGGGAGAAGCTCTATGAGTTTGTTAGCAGTTTTCAGGATGAGAAGCGTCAGCTGGCTTACCAG GTTTTGAGTCTCTCAGAGGGGgcaacaaatgaagaaatacatcGAAGATACCGGGAGTTAGTGAAGATCTGGCACCCTGACCACAACCGACACCAGACAGAGGAAGCTCAGAGGCACTTCCTGGAGATCCAGGCTGCATATGAAGCCCTGAGTCAGCTCAGAAAGCCCAAGAGATCCTGGAGGTGA